A single Pradoshia eiseniae DNA region contains:
- a CDS encoding spore germination protein translates to MNFSKWNKKQEPTQDLTKNPSEKIDENTAYLTQAFSGATDLVVRKFSAFDKTYCLVYIKTICDVTILENFIIKPLLFKDHLHPQDLPVPDIKPLDCWKDITQNLTTGHFILFQEGDSAAYAANASNFAHRSVGESTSEQSIRGSHEGFIENYESNLSLMRTYLRTEQFIMKDIIIGEELPIRMGIGYLGNKADPLVIEKVKERLKSFRVDGAITGGKLQDHLQDNKYSPFPQYLSTERPNRVAEHLSNGAVVVMVDGSSTVYILPTTFFAFYRAPEDIQSPIYISYTDQALRFLALFLTIVLPPFYIAVVSFNFEIIPDALVANVKGALQIIPFNPLIEALIMQIILELLKEAAIRLPQSISPTIGVVGALVIGTTIVQANLISSTMLIVIALTAISSFVIPNHEMTLIIRIFSFPLMVLSYILGLMGLTLGITLIIIHLCTLKSMGQPYLTSLLPYRFFRSMKSALKLSLPNKKEG, encoded by the coding sequence ATGAACTTTTCCAAATGGAACAAGAAACAGGAACCTACTCAAGATTTAACAAAAAATCCATCTGAAAAAATTGACGAAAATACAGCCTATCTAACCCAAGCATTCTCAGGCGCAACCGATTTGGTTGTACGCAAGTTTTCGGCATTTGATAAAACTTACTGTCTCGTATATATCAAAACGATTTGCGATGTGACAATACTTGAGAATTTTATCATTAAGCCACTATTGTTTAAGGATCATTTACATCCACAAGATTTGCCTGTTCCTGACATTAAACCGTTAGATTGCTGGAAAGATATCACTCAAAATTTAACGACTGGTCATTTCATTTTATTTCAAGAAGGAGATTCCGCTGCATACGCGGCCAATGCCTCTAATTTTGCTCATCGAAGCGTAGGAGAGTCTACCTCTGAGCAATCGATTAGAGGTTCTCATGAAGGATTTATTGAAAACTATGAAAGTAATCTCAGCCTAATGAGAACATACCTTCGTACGGAACAGTTTATCATGAAGGATATTATTATTGGAGAAGAATTGCCTATCAGAATGGGGATTGGCTACCTGGGCAATAAGGCGGATCCACTCGTTATCGAGAAAGTGAAAGAACGATTAAAATCCTTCCGTGTTGACGGGGCTATCACTGGAGGTAAACTCCAAGATCATCTTCAGGACAATAAGTATTCACCTTTCCCGCAATATCTGAGTACAGAACGTCCTAACCGTGTAGCAGAACATCTCTCTAATGGCGCAGTTGTTGTAATGGTAGATGGGAGCAGCACAGTTTACATTTTACCGACAACCTTTTTTGCCTTTTATCGTGCTCCCGAGGATATCCAAAGTCCGATATATATTTCCTATACTGATCAAGCATTACGGTTTCTCGCTCTATTTTTGACCATTGTACTGCCGCCTTTTTATATTGCCGTCGTATCCTTTAATTTCGAAATCATTCCGGATGCGCTAGTGGCTAACGTTAAGGGGGCCCTGCAAATCATCCCATTTAACCCGTTAATTGAGGCATTGATTATGCAAATAATACTGGAGTTATTAAAGGAAGCCGCAATCAGGCTCCCCCAATCCATTTCTCCTACCATTGGGGTTGTCGGGGCTTTAGTGATTGGGACGACCATTGTTCAGGCTAATCTTATTTCGAGTACAATGCTGATAGTTATTGCCTTAACAGCCATTTCTTCCTTTGTCATTCCTAATCATGAAATGACTCTCATTATCAGGATATTCAGCTTTCCACTCATGGTTTTATCCTATATTTTGGGTCTCATGGGCTTAACACTAGGAATAACCTTAATTATCATTCATCTTTGCACATTAAAATCCATGGGCCAGCCGTATTTGACGTCTTTGCTGCCTTATAGATTCTTTCGTTCAATGAAGTCAGCCTTGAAATTGAGTCTGCCGAATAAGAAGGAGGGATGA